In Helianthus annuus cultivar XRQ/B chromosome 3, HanXRQr2.0-SUNRISE, whole genome shotgun sequence, a single window of DNA contains:
- the LOC110931226 gene encoding uncharacterized protein LOC110931226, which produces MQQAFLDEYYSMEKTDDARDEIRSFRQFSGKPLHEAFTRFRELMRKCPHHQIEKWELVKCFVRGLDDNTWNRLESTSNGTLLSNHEDDDWEFLERMSKRSKEKESADRAKKHPTSRSWPDRDASSKDRIDTLERELARMKKKEVGAVQYSVCEECGDIGHRTENCQATVEVNQVYGDRRQYDMNSNAYHPGLRNHPNFRYGNASNQMNPNFQSGNQGGYSHQTRQRGYNQDGHGLTNNQGGGGDLNAKMDAMLSMMQESKKENEIRDKSHEALAKQVGQLAEEMAQMRGSMGKLPSDTTVNPKHQSSNTGNVRNVHISAVSLLSNDEVCSGVESIPPQCVDGIVGNTRDELEIEERYPPKDERWENFKQAKITLPLLDDIKKVPAHVECLKELSIEKRHNKLPEPVDLISHVSAVLSSAIPQKAQDPGDPLIPIQIGTFKIERALLDLGACVSILPGSLYDQYDFGPLKKFDTPVVLADQTPTHPRGMVEDVIVKVDDCYYPVDFLVVDYVGCVEDTQPVVILGRPFLETTNAIINCATGTVSMKFGDRELNLNVFPNFTNPLGEDKCPKKDMNPNKKVCAMVGRFEETRKKTVKKKKAKKSPLEKKKEDEVRKFGPFGNKWYESPVGDFEEFVGSKHAIRPP; this is translated from the exons ATGCAACAAGCTTTTCTGGATGAGTATTATTCAATGGAAAAGACCGACGATGCTCgtgatgaaattaggtcttttcGCCAATTTTCGGGCAAACCGTTGCATGAAGCCTTCACAAGATTTAGGGAGTTGATGCGAAAGTGCCCACATCATCAAATAGAAAAGTGGGAATTGGTCAAATGCTTTGTACGGGGTTTGGACGACAACACATGGAACCGACTTGAATCAACGAGCAATGGGACCCTTCTAAGCAaccatgaagatgatgattgggagtttttggagcgGATGAGCAAACGGtcaaaggaaaaggaatcggCCGACCGAGCCAAAAAGCACCCTACCTCAAGGTCATGGCCCGATCGTGATGCAAGTTCTAAGGATCGGATTGATACGTTGGAGCGAGAATTGGCccgcatgaagaagaaggaagtggGTGCGGTACAATATAGCGTATGTGAAGAATGTGGTGACATCGGTCACCGGACCGAGAATTGTCAAGCCACCGTGGAGGTGAATCAAGTGTATGGGGACCGAAGGCAATATGATATGAACTCTAAcgcttaccaccccgggttgaggaaccatcCTAACTTTAGGTATGGTAATGCCTCTAACCAAATGAATCCGAATTTCCAATCTGGAAATCAAGGCGGGTATTCGCACCAAACTCGCCAAAGAGGTTACAACCAAGATGGTCACGGGTTGACGAATAATCAAGGAGGTGGTGGTGATTTGAATGCAAAGATGGATGCAATGCTTTCGATGATGCAAGAGTCCAAGAAAGAGAATGAAATTCGGGACAAATCGCATGAAGCATTAGCAAAACAAGTGGGCCAACTTGCGGAGGAAATGGCACAAATGAGGGGGAGCATGGGAAAGCTCCCAAGTGACAccacggtgaaccctaagcatcaaagTTCAAACACGGGCAATGTGAGGAATGTGCACATTAGCGCGGTAAGTCTTCTTTCAAATGATGAGGTTTGTAGTGGTGTTGAAAGCATTCCACCACAATGCGTTGATGGTATAGTGGGAAATACAAGAGATGAGTTGGAAA TTGAGGAACGGTACCCACCGAAGGATGAGAGGTGGGAAAATTTTAAACAAGCAAAAATTACTTTACCGTTACTCGATGACATTAAAAAGGTTCCGGCTCATGTGGAATGCTTAAAGGAGTTAAGCATCGAAAAACGGCACAACAAATTACCCGAACCGGTTGATTTGATATCACATGTTAGTGCCGTTCTATCGAGTGCCATTCCACAAAAAGCTCAAGATCCGGGAGATCCTCTTATTCCAATTCAAATTGGAACCTTCAAAATTGAGAGGGCGCTCCTCGATCTTGGAGCTTGTGTGAGCATTTTACCCGggagtttgtatgaccaatacgattttggtccattaAAAAAATTTGATACTCCCGTGGTATTGGCCGATCAGACTCCCACGCATCCAAGGGGGATGGTGGAGGATGTGATTGTTAAGGTGGATGATTGCTACTACCCAGTTGACTTTTTGGTAGTAGACTATGTTGGGTGTGTTGAGGATACCCAACCAGTAGTTATCTTGGGTAGACCGTTCTTGGAAACTACTAATGCCATAATAAATTGTGCAACGGGAACGGTAAGCATGAAGTTTGGGGACCGGGAattaaatttaaatgtttttCCAAATTTCACTAACCCGCTCGGTGAGGATAAATGTCCTAAAAAGGACATGAATCCAAACAAAAAGGTGTGTGCTATGGTTGGTAGGTTTGAAGAAACAAGGAAGAAAACAGTCAAGAAAAAGAAGGCGAAAAAGTCACCTctagaaaagaagaaggaagatgAGGTGAGGAAATTTGGACCGTTTGGCAATAAATGGTATGAATCACCGGTGGGTGATTTCGAGGAGTTTGTAGGCAGCAAGCATGCCATTCGACCACCATGA